A section of the Pseudomonas flavescens genome encodes:
- a CDS encoding leucine-rich repeat-containing protein kinase family protein, which translates to MHTLDQLRAGQLHGITRLDLCAALERFPEEIYTLADSLEVLNLSGNLLSDLPHDLHRLHRLQVLFCSNNRFEHVPESVGRCLSLRMVGFKSNRIRELSEKALPPHLRWLILTDNCLESLPEALGDCVELQKLMLAGNRLSALPASLARLEKLELLRIAANRLPGLPDALLDLPRLAWLAYAGNPFDSSAAFESLAPEVPWQELQVGEVLGQGASGIIHHARWQRPDGACEAVALKLFKGQMTSDGTPDSEMRACLAAGRHPNLIDVLGRLAAAPEGEQGLLLGLVDPRFSTLAGPPSLESCSRDTYPSAWRAPFAQALRVVCGIASALRHLHAQGISHGDLYGHNILLDDAGEVLLGDFGAASFQPPAAPWQHAAVQRIEVRAFGILLEELLTRSEVPALYAALLEELVMRCQQPQVSARPDFIEIDTTLARLLAMQSGNRDESSAGVETDLLPI; encoded by the coding sequence ATGCATACCCTCGATCAATTGCGTGCCGGCCAGCTCCATGGCATCACCCGTCTCGACCTGTGCGCCGCGCTGGAGCGGTTTCCCGAGGAAATCTACACGCTGGCCGACAGCCTCGAAGTGCTCAACCTGAGCGGCAACCTGCTGAGCGATTTGCCCCACGACCTGCACCGGCTGCATCGTCTGCAGGTGTTGTTCTGCTCCAACAATCGCTTCGAGCATGTGCCGGAGTCGGTGGGTCGCTGCCTGTCGTTGCGCATGGTGGGTTTCAAGTCCAACCGTATTCGTGAGTTGTCCGAGAAGGCCCTACCTCCGCACCTGCGCTGGCTGATCCTGACCGACAACTGCCTGGAGAGTCTGCCTGAAGCCCTCGGCGACTGCGTCGAACTGCAGAAACTGATGCTCGCCGGCAATCGCCTGAGTGCATTGCCCGCCAGCCTGGCGCGCCTGGAGAAGCTGGAGTTGCTGCGCATCGCCGCCAATCGACTACCCGGCTTGCCGGATGCGCTGCTGGATCTGCCCCGCCTGGCCTGGCTGGCCTACGCCGGTAATCCTTTCGACAGCAGTGCGGCATTCGAGTCCCTGGCACCCGAGGTGCCGTGGCAGGAGTTGCAGGTGGGTGAGGTGCTGGGTCAGGGCGCGTCCGGCATCATTCACCATGCCCGCTGGCAGCGGCCGGATGGCGCGTGCGAGGCTGTGGCGCTCAAACTGTTCAAGGGCCAGATGACCAGCGACGGTACCCCGGACAGCGAAATGCGCGCCTGCCTCGCCGCCGGGCGCCACCCGAATCTGATCGACGTACTCGGGCGTCTCGCTGCGGCACCCGAAGGCGAGCAGGGGCTGCTACTGGGCCTCGTCGATCCGCGGTTCAGCACCCTGGCCGGGCCGCCGAGCCTGGAGAGCTGCAGCCGTGACACCTATCCGTCAGCCTGGCGGGCGCCCTTCGCTCAGGCGTTGCGAGTGGTCTGCGGCATCGCCTCGGCGTTGCGTCACCTGCATGCGCAGGGCATTTCCCACGGCGACCTCTACGGCCACAACATCCTGCTCGATGACGCTGGCGAGGTGCTGCTCGGTGACTTCGGTGCCGCGTCGTTCCAGCCCCCGGCGGCCCCCTGGCAACACGCAGCCGTGCAGCGCATCGAGGTGCGCGCCTTTGGCATTCTGCTCGAAGAGTTGCTCACCCGAAGCGAAGTGCCCGCGCTCTACGCGGCGCTGCTGGAAGAGCTGGTGATGCGTTGCCAGCAACCGCAGGTCAGTGCCCGACCCGACTTCATCGAAATCGATACGACGCTGGCGCGTCTGTTGGCCATGCAATCGGGCAACCGCGATGAGTCGAGCGCTGGCGTCGAGACGGATCTGCTGCCGATCTGA
- a CDS encoding vWA domain-containing protein: MDAKPAPGKQAQGRRGARQRGASGAIDWLATLLQGKPKRRADLQHWSRSSAPTQLWLIVVDASASTRRHGALGKAKGLLAEVFERAYRERARIAVLDAQGTRPQWHWQGQKACGALQQWLVELGAGGGSPLIPALQDAHGWLQRRQRLKPGEEQRLLVVTDGRLREWPALPPSPCPATLVDIECAPIRLGRAAQLADELGAEYRHIDSLGPVNATAQAALLRKISPG; encoded by the coding sequence ATGGATGCGAAGCCGGCCCCCGGCAAACAGGCACAGGGCCGCCGTGGTGCCAGGCAGCGTGGTGCCAGCGGCGCCATCGACTGGCTTGCCACCTTGTTGCAAGGCAAGCCGAAGCGTCGTGCGGATTTGCAGCATTGGTCCCGAAGCAGCGCACCGACACAGCTATGGCTGATTGTCGTCGATGCTTCGGCCTCGACCCGGCGTCACGGTGCGCTGGGCAAGGCTAAGGGGTTGCTCGCCGAAGTCTTCGAGCGGGCCTACCGCGAGCGTGCGCGGATCGCCGTGCTGGACGCCCAGGGAACACGACCGCAATGGCACTGGCAGGGCCAGAAGGCGTGCGGCGCTCTGCAACAATGGCTGGTGGAGCTCGGGGCCGGTGGCGGCAGCCCGTTGATCCCGGCATTGCAGGACGCCCATGGCTGGCTGCAGCGGCGTCAGCGTCTCAAGCCGGGTGAGGAGCAACGCCTGCTGGTGGTCACCGACGGGCGCTTGCGGGAATGGCCAGCCCTGCCGCCCAGCCCCTGTCCGGCGACACTGGTGGATATCGAATGCGCGCCGATCCGTCTGGGCCGCGCTGCGCAACTGGCAGATGAGCTGGGCGCCGAGTACCGGCACATCGACTCGTTAGGGCCTGTTAACGCTACCGCGCAAGCCGCGTTGCTGCGCAAAATCTCGCCAGGCTAG
- a CDS encoding ATP-binding protein, with protein sequence MTDNAHFPLAAVVGADSLKLALCLVAVDPAIGGVLIEGPRGMAKSTLARGLAELLESGVFVTLPLGASEERIVGTLDLDAALGESRAQFSPGLLSKADGGVLYVDEVNLLPDHLVDLLLDAAASGVNHVERDGISHRHSARFILIGTMNAEEGELRPQLLDRFGLNLALDGQPQPGARADIVRRRLAFDADPQAFIAQWAEQQAALAERCEQARAQVARIALDDQALEAITERCFEAGVDGLRADLVWLRAARAHAAWRGATGIEPVDIDAVEDFVLRHRRRHTPPRQQAQPPASPPAQAPSEQPAAGDGQWGELPPQAQTAGERREPPRWAKKP encoded by the coding sequence ATGACCGATAACGCCCACTTCCCCCTTGCCGCCGTGGTCGGTGCCGACTCGCTGAAGTTGGCGCTGTGCCTGGTGGCGGTCGATCCGGCAATCGGCGGGGTGCTGATCGAAGGCCCGCGGGGCATGGCCAAATCGACCCTGGCCCGCGGCCTGGCCGAGCTGCTGGAGAGCGGCGTGTTCGTTACCCTGCCGCTGGGTGCCAGCGAGGAGCGCATTGTCGGTACGCTCGATCTGGACGCTGCCCTTGGCGAAAGCCGCGCGCAGTTCTCGCCCGGCCTGCTGAGCAAGGCCGATGGTGGGGTGCTGTATGTGGATGAAGTCAATCTGCTGCCCGATCATCTGGTCGATCTGCTGCTCGATGCGGCAGCCAGTGGCGTCAATCATGTCGAGCGTGACGGTATCTCTCATCGCCACAGTGCGCGCTTCATCCTGATCGGCACCATGAACGCCGAAGAGGGCGAGCTGCGCCCGCAACTGCTCGACCGCTTCGGCCTCAACCTGGCGCTGGATGGCCAGCCGCAACCGGGGGCGCGGGCCGACATCGTCCGCCGCCGCCTGGCTTTCGATGCCGACCCCCAGGCGTTCATCGCGCAGTGGGCCGAGCAGCAGGCGGCACTGGCCGAGCGGTGTGAACAGGCCCGTGCTCAGGTAGCGCGCATCGCGCTCGACGATCAGGCATTGGAGGCGATCACCGAGCGCTGTTTCGAGGCCGGTGTCGATGGCTTGCGTGCCGATCTGGTCTGGTTGCGCGCGGCCCGTGCCCATGCGGCCTGGCGTGGCGCGACGGGTATCGAGCCTGTGGATATCGATGCGGTCGAGGACTTCGTGCTGCGCCATCGCCGTCGGCACACGCCCCCCCGGCAGCAGGCTCAGCCGCCGGCCAGCCCTCCCGCCCAGGCGCCGAGCGAGCAGCCCGCAGCGGGCGACGGTCAGTGGGGCGAGTTGCCGCCGCAAGCGCAGACCGCCGGCGAGCGCCGTGAACCGCCGCGCTGGGCAAAAAAGCCCTAG
- a CDS encoding LOG family protein translates to MRLCIFCGSNAGTNPVYIEAATRLGQTLAKAGIGLVYGGASVGLMGAVADAALEAGGEVIGVIPRSLWEKEVAHTGLDDLRIVDSMHQRKALMAELSDGFIALPGGVGTLEELFEVWTWAQLGHHRKPCALLNINGYYDRLSAFLDHMVDEAFVKAPHREMLIVEQDIDALLKAINGYEAPQVGKWIGRQET, encoded by the coding sequence ATGCGCCTGTGCATTTTCTGCGGTTCCAATGCGGGCACCAATCCCGTCTATATCGAGGCGGCTACCCGCCTCGGCCAAACGCTGGCCAAAGCCGGCATCGGCCTGGTGTATGGCGGCGCGTCCGTCGGTCTGATGGGCGCCGTGGCCGACGCGGCGCTGGAGGCCGGTGGCGAGGTGATCGGCGTGATTCCGCGTTCGCTGTGGGAAAAGGAAGTGGCCCACACCGGCCTCGATGACCTGCGAATCGTCGACTCCATGCATCAGCGCAAAGCGCTGATGGCCGAATTGTCCGATGGTTTCATCGCCCTGCCGGGCGGCGTCGGCACCCTCGAAGAACTGTTCGAGGTATGGACCTGGGCACAACTGGGCCACCACCGCAAACCCTGCGCACTGCTCAACATCAATGGCTACTACGACCGCCTCAGCGCCTTCCTCGACCACATGGTCGACGAAGCCTTCGTCAAGGCGCCGCACCGCGAGATGCTGATCGTCGAACAGGACATCGACGCACTGCTGAAGGCGATCAACGGCTATGAAGCGCCGCAGGTGGGCAAATGGATCGGCCGGCAGGAAACCTGA
- a CDS encoding NUDIX hydrolase, with protein MNEQPRLGCGAAIVQDGRLLLVRRLREPEAGCWGLPGGKVDWLEPVEQAVRREIEEELAIRLTSLRLLCVVDQIDAQRGEHWLAPVYLADTFEGDVRNVEPDKHDDIGWFALDSLPEPLTVATRRALPALSERRLQSTTAMN; from the coding sequence ATGAACGAGCAACCACGCCTGGGTTGTGGGGCGGCCATCGTGCAGGACGGGCGCCTGCTGCTGGTGCGCCGCCTGCGTGAGCCGGAGGCCGGCTGCTGGGGGTTGCCCGGCGGCAAGGTGGACTGGCTGGAGCCGGTCGAGCAGGCGGTACGCCGCGAGATCGAGGAAGAACTCGCCATCCGCCTGACGTCACTGAGGCTGCTCTGCGTGGTCGATCAGATCGATGCGCAGCGCGGCGAACACTGGCTGGCGCCGGTCTATCTGGCCGATACCTTCGAGGGTGACGTACGCAACGTAGAGCCCGACAAACACGACGACATCGGCTGGTTCGCACTGGACAGTCTGCCCGAGCCGCTGACCGTGGCGACCCGCCGTGCATTGCCCGCGCTCAGCGAACGGCGCTTGCAATCGACCACCGCGATGAATTAA
- a CDS encoding 3-deoxy-7-phosphoheptulonate synthase: MSVAVNSRSTAKPADLHLVDTKTRRQTSPLPSATQLREELPLCAALARQVQQQRHSIRAILDGHDPRLLVVVGPCSLHDDAAVLEYAERLAALSQRVGDRLLLVMRAYVEKPRTTVGWKGLVYDPALDGSGDMAEGLRRSRKLMLRMLELGLPLASEILQPLVAGYFDDLLGWAAIGARTSESQVHRELVSGLEMPVGFKNGTDGSLGIACDAMRSAAHAHQHFGVDGHGRPALVQTHGNPDTHLVLRGGHGAPNYDAASIAIARAELERQGIAPRIMVDCSHANSGKNPLRQPDVLRSVLDQRLAGDGALRAVMIESHLLDGAQSLGGELRYGVSITDGCLGWTGTERMLIDAAVRMRHLV; this comes from the coding sequence ATGTCCGTAGCCGTCAATTCCCGCTCCACCGCCAAACCCGCCGATCTGCATCTGGTCGACACCAAGACCCGCCGCCAGACCTCGCCGTTGCCCAGCGCCACCCAGTTGCGCGAAGAGCTGCCACTCTGCGCTGCGCTCGCGCGCCAGGTGCAGCAACAGCGCCACTCGATCCGCGCCATCCTCGATGGTCACGACCCACGTCTGCTGGTAGTGGTCGGCCCCTGCTCCCTGCACGACGACGCCGCCGTACTCGAATACGCCGAGCGCTTGGCCGCCCTCAGCCAACGAGTGGGTGATCGTCTGCTACTGGTGATGCGCGCCTACGTCGAAAAACCGCGCACCACGGTGGGCTGGAAGGGGCTGGTCTACGACCCGGCGCTGGATGGCAGCGGCGACATGGCCGAAGGCCTGCGCCGCTCGCGAAAATTGATGCTGCGCATGCTCGAGCTTGGCCTGCCACTGGCCAGCGAGATTCTGCAGCCGCTGGTGGCTGGGTACTTCGACGACCTGCTCGGCTGGGCGGCGATTGGCGCACGCACCAGTGAATCCCAGGTGCACCGCGAGCTGGTCAGCGGTCTGGAGATGCCGGTGGGCTTCAAGAACGGCACCGACGGCAGCCTCGGCATCGCCTGCGACGCCATGCGCTCGGCGGCCCATGCGCACCAGCACTTCGGCGTCGATGGCCACGGCCGGCCAGCGCTGGTGCAGACCCACGGCAACCCGGACACCCATCTGGTGCTGCGCGGCGGCCACGGCGCGCCGAACTACGACGCTGCCAGCATCGCCATTGCCCGCGCCGAGCTGGAGCGCCAGGGCATCGCGCCACGGATCATGGTCGACTGCAGCCACGCCAACAGCGGCAAGAACCCGCTGCGCCAGCCCGACGTGCTGCGCAGCGTGCTCGACCAGCGCCTGGCCGGCGACGGCGCCCTGCGTGCGGTGATGATCGAAAGCCACCTGCTCGATGGCGCTCAGAGCCTCGGTGGCGAGCTGCGCTACGGTGTATCGATCACCGACGGCTGCCTCGGCTGGACCGGCACCGAGCGCATGCTGATCGACGCCGCCGTGCGCATGCGTCATCTGGTCTAA
- the cobN gene encoding cobaltochelatase subunit CobN, translated as MHLLRTQPGQSLPADSIADLGQTPAELVVLCTGDSHLSLLAEVARHLPEDYPSLRLASPAQLSNNASVDFYVEKVLQHAKVILISVHGGVSYWRYGIQRLVELAGQGKTLILVPGDDSPDPELTGLGNVAGEDAERLWQYLRQGGVDNARQFFHCIADRYLGGHYGSQPPRALPRVGLYHPHLGNASLQDWRASWQPDAPVAALLFYRTHVQAANTAFVDTFCQRLQAQGLNPLPIAVASLKEAACLAQVEDWLDEAGVSVILNTTGFAQSNPESPQARPFRRDVPVLQALCALDSEEQWQGNAQGLGPRDLAMHIALPELDGRLITRPISFKGLAWRSDRSQSDVVCYRAHLPGMDFVAELARRWCELQRTPAAHKRVALVLANYPTRDGRIGNGVGLDTPAAALNILQALQQRGYPVESLPDSGTALIHQLLGGVTNDLDNLDLRPCAQSLALDAYQTFFAALPEANRQAVLERWGAPENDPMFREGRLMIAGLRFGLTFVGIQPARGYQVDAAAVYHDPDLVPPHGYLAFYCWMRQVFAAQAVIHVGKHGNLEWLPGKSVGLSESCWPTAILGALPNIYPFIVNDPGEGAQAKRRTQAVIIDHLMPPLTRAESYGPLRDLERLADEYYDASQLDLRRAGELRGEILQKVREASLDRELGLQLNDDPASWLPQLDAYLCDLKESQIRDGLHVFGESPAGTLRRDTLLALLRIPRGDGQGGNASLLRALAHDLALDFDPLDCDMAAPWTGPRPKILADLSDEPWRTLGDTRERLELLGLRLIEGERSAGPSSDAVLHTLRSHIAPLLDACGDAEMHGLLDALDGRFVPSGPSGAPSRGRLDVLPTGRNFYSVDVRNLPTPTAWRLGVQAADRLLERHLQDEGDHLRQLGLSVWGTATMRTGGDDIAQAMALMGVRPVWQAGSQRVERFDVLPLEQLGRPRVDVTLRVSGFFRDAFANLIRLFDDAVQAVADLDESPDMNPLSARVWQEALALQDGGLDELEARRQAGWRIFGSKPGAYGAGVQNAIEERLWESRADLAEVYLNWGGYAYGKGSEGTPARGQFAERLEHLQAVLHNQDNREHDILDSNDYYQFQGGMLAAVETLRGAKVASYHGDNSQPDTPRIRTLKQELARVVRARAANPKWIEGMKRHGYKGAFELAATIDYLFAFDATSELVDDHQYALLTDAYLMDRDTRDFIQQHNPGALQDIIERLLEAQQRGMWQEPGDYREALENLLLDSEER; from the coding sequence ATGCACCTCCTGCGCACCCAGCCCGGCCAGTCGCTGCCGGCCGACAGCATCGCCGACCTCGGCCAGACCCCCGCCGAGCTGGTGGTGCTGTGCACCGGTGATTCGCACCTGTCGCTGCTGGCCGAGGTCGCCCGTCATCTGCCCGAGGATTACCCCAGCCTGCGCCTGGCCAGCCCGGCGCAGCTGAGTAACAACGCCTCGGTGGACTTCTACGTCGAGAAGGTCCTGCAGCATGCCAAGGTCATTCTGATTTCCGTGCACGGCGGTGTCAGTTACTGGCGCTATGGCATCCAGCGGCTGGTGGAGCTGGCGGGGCAGGGCAAGACGCTGATTCTCGTGCCTGGCGACGACAGCCCCGATCCGGAATTGACCGGCTTGGGCAATGTCGCCGGCGAAGACGCCGAGCGGCTCTGGCAATACCTGCGTCAGGGTGGTGTGGATAACGCGCGGCAGTTTTTCCATTGCATCGCTGATCGCTATCTTGGCGGGCATTACGGCAGCCAGCCTCCTCGAGCGCTACCGCGGGTCGGCCTGTATCACCCGCACCTGGGCAATGCGTCGCTGCAGGATTGGCGTGCCAGCTGGCAGCCGGATGCGCCCGTTGCCGCGCTGCTGTTCTACCGCACCCATGTGCAGGCCGCCAACACCGCCTTCGTCGACACCTTCTGCCAGCGGCTGCAGGCCCAGGGCCTCAATCCATTGCCCATCGCCGTGGCCAGCCTCAAGGAGGCTGCCTGCCTGGCGCAGGTCGAGGATTGGCTGGACGAAGCTGGCGTGAGCGTGATCCTCAACACCACCGGTTTCGCACAATCCAACCCGGAATCGCCCCAGGCGCGGCCGTTCCGCCGTGATGTGCCGGTGCTGCAGGCGCTTTGCGCGCTGGACAGCGAAGAGCAGTGGCAAGGTAACGCTCAGGGCCTTGGCCCCCGTGACCTGGCCATGCATATCGCGCTGCCGGAGCTGGACGGCCGACTGATCACCCGGCCGATCAGTTTCAAGGGCCTGGCCTGGCGCAGCGATCGCAGCCAGAGCGATGTGGTCTGCTACCGCGCGCACTTGCCTGGCATGGATTTCGTCGCCGAACTGGCGCGGCGCTGGTGCGAGTTGCAGCGCACGCCGGCTGCGCACAAGCGTGTCGCCCTGGTGCTGGCCAACTACCCAACCCGCGACGGGCGCATCGGCAACGGCGTCGGCCTGGATACCCCGGCGGCGGCCCTGAATATCCTCCAGGCCTTGCAGCAGCGGGGGTACCCGGTAGAGTCCTTGCCGGACAGCGGCACCGCGCTGATCCATCAGTTGCTCGGTGGCGTGACCAACGATCTCGACAACCTCGACCTGCGGCCCTGTGCGCAAAGCCTGGCCCTGGACGCCTACCAGACGTTCTTCGCAGCCTTGCCCGAGGCCAATCGCCAGGCGGTGCTGGAGCGCTGGGGCGCACCGGAAAACGACCCGATGTTCCGCGAGGGTCGGCTGATGATCGCCGGCCTGCGCTTCGGCCTGACCTTCGTCGGCATCCAGCCGGCGCGGGGTTATCAGGTGGATGCGGCGGCGGTTTATCACGACCCCGATCTTGTGCCACCGCATGGCTACCTGGCCTTCTATTGCTGGATGCGCCAGGTGTTCGCCGCCCAGGCGGTGATCCATGTCGGCAAGCACGGCAACCTGGAGTGGCTGCCGGGCAAGAGCGTCGGCCTGTCCGAAAGCTGCTGGCCGACGGCGATCCTCGGTGCCCTGCCGAACATCTACCCCTTCATCGTCAACGATCCTGGCGAAGGTGCCCAGGCCAAGCGCCGCACACAGGCGGTGATCATCGACCACCTGATGCCGCCGTTGACGCGCGCCGAGAGTTACGGTCCGCTGCGCGATCTGGAGCGTCTGGCCGATGAGTACTACGACGCCAGCCAGCTCGATCTGCGCCGCGCCGGTGAGCTGCGCGGCGAGATTCTGCAGAAGGTCCGCGAGGCCAGCCTCGATCGTGAGCTGGGCTTGCAGCTCAATGACGACCCCGCCAGCTGGTTGCCGCAGCTCGACGCCTACCTGTGCGACCTCAAGGAGTCGCAGATTCGCGATGGCCTGCATGTGTTCGGCGAATCACCGGCCGGCACGCTGCGCCGCGACACCCTGCTGGCCCTGCTGCGCATCCCTCGCGGCGATGGCCAGGGCGGCAATGCCAGCCTGCTGCGTGCCCTGGCCCATGACCTGGCGCTGGACTTCGACCCCCTCGATTGCGACATGGCCGCGCCGTGGACGGGCCCGCGCCCGAAAATTTTGGCTGATCTGAGCGATGAGCCCTGGCGCACTCTGGGCGATACCCGGGAGCGCCTGGAGCTGCTGGGGTTACGGCTGATCGAGGGTGAGCGGTCCGCTGGCCCGAGCAGTGACGCAGTGCTGCACACCCTGCGCAGCCATATCGCGCCGCTGCTGGACGCCTGTGGCGATGCCGAGATGCATGGCCTGCTCGATGCCCTCGATGGCCGCTTCGTGCCCTCCGGCCCCAGCGGCGCGCCGAGTCGTGGGCGCCTCGACGTGCTACCCACCGGGCGTAATTTCTATTCCGTGGACGTGCGCAACCTGCCTACGCCCACGGCCTGGCGCCTCGGTGTGCAGGCAGCCGACCGCCTGCTCGAACGTCACCTGCAGGACGAAGGCGACCACTTGCGCCAGCTCGGCCTGTCGGTGTGGGGCACCGCGACCATGCGTACCGGTGGCGATGATATCGCCCAGGCCATGGCCCTGATGGGCGTGCGCCCGGTATGGCAGGCGGGTAGCCAGCGGGTCGAGCGCTTCGACGTGCTGCCCCTCGAGCAGCTCGGGCGTCCGCGTGTCGACGTGACCCTGAGGGTCTCCGGCTTCTTCCGTGATGCCTTCGCCAACCTGATCCGCCTGTTCGATGACGCCGTGCAGGCGGTCGCCGATCTGGACGAGTCGCCGGACATGAACCCGCTGTCAGCGCGGGTCTGGCAGGAAGCCCTGGCGCTGCAGGATGGTGGGCTGGACGAGCTCGAGGCACGGCGTCAGGCCGGCTGGCGGATCTTCGGCTCCAAGCCCGGCGCCTATGGTGCTGGCGTGCAGAACGCCATCGAAGAGCGCCTCTGGGAGAGCCGCGCGGATCTTGCCGAGGTGTACCTGAACTGGGGCGGCTACGCCTACGGCAAAGGCAGCGAAGGTACGCCCGCACGGGGCCAGTTCGCCGAGCGCCTGGAGCATCTGCAGGCGGTGCTGCACAACCAGGACAACCGCGAGCACGACATCCTCGACTCCAACGACTATTACCAGTTTCAGGGCGGCATGCTGGCGGCGGTGGAAACCCTGCGGGGGGCCAAGGTAGCCAGCTACCACGGCGACAACAGCCAGCCCGATACGCCGCGCATCCGCACCCTCAAGCAGGAGCTGGCCCGCGTGGTGCGCGCCCGTGCGGCCAACCCGAAGTGGATCGAAGGCATGAAGCGCCACGGCTACAAAGGTGCGTTCGAGCTGGCCGCGACCATCGACTACCTGTTCGCCTTCGACGCCACCAGCGAGCTGGTCGATGACCATCAGTACGCCCTGCTCACCGACGCCTACCTGATGGACAGAGACACCCGCGACTTCATCCAGCAGCACAACCCCGGTGCCCTGCAGGACATCATCGAACGTCTGCTCGAAGCCCAGCAGCGCGGCATGTGGCAGGAGCCGGGCGACTATCGCGAAGCCCTCGAAAACCTGCTCCTCGACAGTGAAGAACGCTGA
- the cobW gene encoding cobalamin biosynthesis protein CobW, giving the protein MKTLAKLPVTIVTGFLGAGKTTLLRHMLENAEGRRIAVIVNEFGELGIDGEILKQCTIGCTEEEANGRVFELANGCLCCTVQEEFFPVMRELVERRGDLDHILIETSGLALPKPLVQAFNWPEIRNACTVDAVITVVDSPAVAAGTFAAFPDQVDAQRKLDPNLDHESPLHELFADQLASADLVILNKADLLDAETLAAVRAEVGEELPPAVKVVEAHGGSLPLNVLLGLNSETELHIEGRRTHHDDEGDDHDHDEFDSFHVELPEADEARLLAALKDVVGKHGILRIKGFVAVPNKPMRLLLQGVGLRFDKHFDRAWKADEARVTRLIVIGQELDHTAIAAELKAALV; this is encoded by the coding sequence ATGAAAACGCTCGCCAAACTACCCGTCACCATCGTCACCGGCTTTCTCGGTGCTGGTAAGACCACCTTGCTGCGGCACATGCTTGAAAACGCCGAGGGCCGTCGCATTGCGGTGATCGTCAACGAGTTCGGTGAACTGGGTATCGACGGTGAGATCCTCAAGCAATGCACCATCGGCTGCACCGAGGAAGAAGCCAACGGTCGGGTTTTCGAACTGGCCAACGGCTGTCTGTGCTGCACCGTGCAGGAAGAGTTCTTCCCGGTGATGCGCGAACTGGTGGAGCGTCGCGGCGACCTCGACCATATCCTGATCGAAACCAGCGGCCTGGCCCTGCCCAAGCCGCTGGTCCAGGCCTTCAACTGGCCGGAAATCCGCAACGCCTGCACCGTCGATGCGGTGATCACCGTGGTCGACAGCCCGGCGGTGGCTGCCGGCACCTTCGCTGCCTTCCCCGATCAGGTCGATGCCCAGCGTAAGCTCGATCCCAACCTCGATCATGAGTCGCCCCTGCACGAACTGTTCGCCGACCAGCTGGCGAGCGCCGATCTGGTGATCCTCAACAAGGCCGATCTGCTCGATGCCGAGACCCTGGCAGCGGTGCGCGCCGAAGTCGGCGAAGAGCTGCCGCCAGCGGTCAAGGTGGTGGAGGCCCATGGCGGCTCGTTGCCGCTCAATGTGCTGCTGGGCCTGAACAGCGAGACCGAGTTGCATATCGAAGGTCGTCGCACCCACCATGACGATGAAGGCGACGACCACGATCACGACGAGTTCGACTCGTTCCACGTGGAACTACCGGAAGCCGATGAAGCCCGCCTGCTGGCCGCGCTGAAGGATGTGGTCGGCAAACACGGCATCCTGCGCATCAAGGGTTTCGTCGCCGTGCCGAACAAACCCATGCGTCTGCTTCTGCAAGGGGTCGGCCTGCGTTTCGACAAGCATTTCGACCGCGCCTGGAAGGCCGATGAAGCGCGGGTTACCCGCCTGATCGTGATCGGCCAGGAGCTCGACCACACGGCCATCGCGGCTGAGCTGAAAGCTGCGCTGGTATAA
- a CDS encoding CbtB domain-containing protein produces MSSSAISHSSAPALPLSQRILLAVGSCVLGAVLIFFAGFSHVEALHNAAHDTRHSAAFPCH; encoded by the coding sequence ATGTCCAGCAGCGCCATCTCGCACTCCAGCGCACCTGCACTTCCCCTGTCACAGCGTATTCTGCTTGCCGTTGGCAGCTGCGTGCTGGGCGCCGTGCTGATCTTCTTCGCCGGCTTCTCCCACGTCGAAGCCTTGCACAATGCGGCCCACGATACCCGGCATAGCGCCGCGTTCCCGTGCCACTGA